In uncultured Cohaesibacter sp., a genomic segment contains:
- a CDS encoding DeoR/GlpR family DNA-binding transcription regulator, producing the protein MPDAVIVGNPRQDKLLREVNERGYISVEELTELLDVSAQTIRRDIKKLSDQKLLIRHHGGAARNSSVLNLDYSVRQTSETEEKEAIGEAIAAQIPDNSSIFISIGTTTETIAKHLLQKRGLQIITNSLRVASVLYQNPDFNVMVPCGKLRSTNGGILGSTALDFINHFRVDYLITSCGSIDSDGTLLDYEFNEVIMVQSMMKTARKIFIAADSTKFSTRATVEMGHIKNISALFTDSQPPADIRMQLDLNEVKLFVCKA; encoded by the coding sequence ATGCCGGACGCAGTCATTGTCGGGAATCCCCGTCAGGACAAACTTCTAAGGGAAGTCAATGAGCGTGGCTATATCAGCGTTGAGGAACTGACCGAACTGCTTGATGTTTCGGCGCAAACCATCCGGCGCGACATCAAGAAGCTCAGTGATCAAAAGCTTCTCATTCGCCATCATGGCGGAGCTGCGCGCAATTCCAGCGTTCTCAATCTCGACTATTCTGTCAGGCAGACATCGGAAACCGAAGAAAAGGAAGCGATTGGCGAAGCCATCGCGGCCCAGATTCCGGACAACAGCTCGATCTTCATTTCCATCGGCACGACCACGGAGACGATTGCTAAGCATCTGCTGCAAAAGCGCGGGCTTCAGATCATCACCAACAGCTTGCGGGTGGCCAGTGTGCTCTATCAGAATCCGGACTTCAATGTCATGGTTCCCTGTGGCAAGCTGCGCAGCACCAACGGCGGCATTCTCGGCTCCACCGCGCTTGATTTCATCAATCATTTCCGCGTCGATTATCTGATCACAAGCTGCGGCTCGATCGACAGCGACGGCACCTTGCTGGATTATGAATTCAATGAAGTGATCATGGTGCAAAGCATGATGAAGACGGCCCGGAAGATTTTCATTGCGGCCGATTCCACCAAATTCAGCACCAGAGCAACCGTCGAGATGGGCCATATCAAGAATATCTCGGCCCTGTTCACAGACAGCCAGCCACCTGCCGACATCCGCATGCAGCTGGATTTGAACGAGGTGAAATTATTCGTCTGCAAAGCCTGA
- a CDS encoding sulfite exporter TauE/SafE family protein, giving the protein MILEIIVVSAIIALGSFTQGLTGFGLALVSVPLLSMALDVKAAVPIAGIFGWLVTFPLVWKMRHNVQWRSGLILFVGSLPGSFLGADLLKRLPAEAILITMGIVLILSSLYSLFSRSPLFKKTSTPVTLGVGFFSGALGASVGEPGPPVIAYSSMQPWNAHEIKSTLVFFFMLQMVGAIAGFWTKGLLDVYVFERVAYAFPAFVVGMSLGMVAYQLLHKYRINYHGIIHSLLLIIGTMLVVKNLHIL; this is encoded by the coding sequence ATGATCTTGGAAATCATCGTCGTTTCGGCGATCATCGCGCTGGGCAGCTTTACGCAAGGGTTGACCGGCTTTGGTCTGGCGCTCGTCAGCGTGCCGCTGCTCTCCATGGCTCTCGATGTCAAGGCGGCGGTCCCGATCGCTGGTATTTTCGGCTGGCTGGTGACCTTTCCTCTTGTCTGGAAAATGCGTCATAATGTGCAATGGAGAAGCGGCCTCATCCTCTTTGTCGGCTCACTGCCGGGCTCTTTTCTGGGGGCCGATCTGCTCAAGCGCCTGCCCGCAGAGGCCATTCTGATCACGATGGGCATCGTGCTGATCCTCTCAAGCCTTTATTCCCTCTTCTCCCGCAGCCCGCTTTTCAAGAAGACTTCCACGCCCGTCACGCTGGGCGTCGGCTTTTTCTCCGGCGCGCTGGGCGCAAGCGTGGGCGAGCCGGGGCCGCCGGTCATCGCCTATAGCTCGATGCAGCCATGGAATGCCCATGAGATCAAATCAACGCTGGTCTTCTTCTTCATGCTGCAAATGGTCGGGGCAATTGCCGGCTTCTGGACCAAGGGGTTGCTCGATGTCTATGTGTTCGAGCGTGTGGCCTATGCCTTTCCCGCCTTTGTCGTGGGCATGAGCCTTGGCATGGTCGCCTATCAGCTCCTGCATAAATACAGGATCAACTATCACGGCATCATCCACTCACTGCTTTTGATCATTGGCACCATGCTTGTGGTTAAAAATCTCCACATTTTGTAA
- a CDS encoding calcium-binding protein, translating into MARIIGTNGNDVLYGTSTEGDEIFGYDGDDEIHGDGGNDVIDGGAGADVIYGDDGADTLHGSTGDDIIHGGDGNDEIHGNDGNDSLFGGNGDDELHGDSGDDMLFGQAGNDVLYGDTGDNELHGGSGNDILYGNAGNNILNGEEGDDILYGSDGTDALFGGDGDDELYGGLGDDNYYYGGAGNDYFDGAVGEHDVIRYNEDYRNGGTGAVTVSFIAGQATDGYGDTDTFVGIEEVRGTPYDDVFIGADQEYARFIGLAGNDTYSGGSGREFVDYSKDAGYEDADGNLGTSGVHVDLAAGTATDGYGDTDTLSNIDQVRGTQYADTLLGSTLDEKLQGEEGDDIINGRAGDDKLEGGAGNDTLYGGSGDDILDGEAGADIMAGGIGDDIYYVDDVGDVVKEAANAGLDIIASTRTFSLQTEGLNVEALVLDGDAAINGFGNNLDNLISGNDNANWIKGFNGDDILYGEAGNDVLNGGAGEDDIEGGEGNDTLYGGAGNDILFGDEGNDIINGGDGNDLIYGGTGDDILSGHKGNDTYFVGNSSDQVKELANEGTDIVQSSVTFSLVAHSQHLENLTLIGDLSVDGSGNMQNNVIRGNGASNKLSGLNGNDRLFGSGGKDILYGGNGHDALHGGTGDDALHGGAGNDKLFGNVGADTLIGGAGNDRLDGGLGADTMSGNLGDDTYIVNHSGDVVREYADEGKDLVESSVTFSLVAHSQHLDDLTLTGSDVVDGTGNMQANVITGNSANNALRGYNGNDKLYGNGGADSLFGGNGSDQLFGNAGADKLLGGNGNDLLNGGNGNDRLLGHAGHDKLYGGSGADTLFGGLGRDLMYAGVDAAKDTFIFNSVNDSKMGANHDRIYAFDSGEDLIDLSNIDAIESSLEDDSFAFSGNSAAANSIWYEIDGADVMIFGDVDGDAVADFTIECANISSLAETDFLL; encoded by the coding sequence ATGGCTAGAATTATCGGAACAAACGGCAATGATGTACTTTACGGAACCTCTACGGAAGGGGATGAAATATTTGGATATGACGGCGATGACGAGATCCATGGCGATGGTGGCAATGATGTCATCGACGGGGGCGCCGGAGCCGATGTGATCTATGGAGATGACGGGGCCGACACGCTGCATGGCAGCACCGGCGATGACATCATCCATGGAGGAGACGGGAACGACGAAATCCATGGCAATGACGGCAATGATTCCCTCTTTGGCGGAAACGGCGATGACGAGCTTCATGGAGACAGTGGCGATGACATGCTGTTCGGGCAGGCCGGAAATGATGTGCTCTATGGCGACACAGGGGACAATGAACTCCACGGGGGCTCGGGAAACGACATTCTTTATGGCAATGCTGGCAACAATATCCTCAATGGTGAAGAAGGCGACGATATCCTCTATGGCAGCGACGGAACTGACGCGCTCTTTGGTGGCGATGGTGATGATGAACTCTATGGGGGGCTGGGAGACGACAATTACTATTATGGCGGCGCGGGAAACGACTATTTCGACGGCGCCGTCGGCGAGCATGATGTCATACGCTATAACGAAGATTATCGGAATGGCGGCACCGGCGCGGTCACCGTCAGTTTCATAGCTGGTCAGGCAACCGACGGCTATGGTGACACCGACACATTCGTCGGCATCGAAGAGGTGCGCGGCACGCCATATGACGATGTCTTCATTGGTGCCGATCAGGAATATGCAAGATTTATCGGCTTGGCTGGCAACGACACCTATAGCGGAGGCAGTGGCCGGGAATTTGTCGATTATTCCAAGGACGCTGGCTACGAAGATGCCGATGGCAACCTAGGCACCTCCGGTGTCCATGTCGATCTGGCAGCAGGGACCGCGACAGACGGTTATGGCGATACCGATACCCTCTCCAATATCGATCAGGTCAGAGGAACGCAATATGCCGACACGCTGCTCGGTTCCACTCTGGATGAAAAATTGCAGGGCGAAGAGGGCGACGACATCATCAACGGGCGCGCTGGTGATGACAAGCTGGAAGGCGGAGCCGGAAACGACACACTCTATGGCGGATCGGGCGACGACATTCTTGATGGTGAAGCTGGGGCAGACATCATGGCCGGAGGCATCGGCGATGACATCTATTATGTCGATGATGTGGGCGATGTCGTCAAGGAAGCTGCCAATGCCGGCCTTGATATCATCGCCAGCACGCGGACTTTCTCCCTTCAGACAGAAGGGCTGAATGTGGAAGCTCTTGTTCTTGATGGTGACGCCGCTATCAACGGCTTCGGAAACAACCTCGACAATCTTATTTCCGGCAATGACAATGCAAACTGGATCAAGGGCTTCAATGGCGACGACATTCTATATGGAGAAGCCGGCAATGACGTGCTCAATGGTGGTGCTGGTGAGGATGACATAGAGGGTGGCGAAGGCAATGACACGCTTTATGGCGGAGCCGGGAACGACATTCTCTTTGGCGATGAAGGCAATGACATCATCAATGGTGGCGATGGCAATGATCTGATCTATGGCGGCACCGGCGACGACATCTTGTCAGGCCACAAGGGAAATGACACCTATTTCGTTGGCAACAGCAGCGATCAGGTCAAGGAATTGGCCAATGAGGGAACGGATATCGTCCAGAGCTCGGTGACCTTTTCGCTGGTTGCCCATAGTCAGCATCTTGAAAATCTGACCCTGATTGGCGATCTGAGCGTCGATGGCTCTGGCAACATGCAGAATAATGTCATCAGAGGCAATGGCGCCAGCAACAAGTTGAGCGGCCTGAATGGCAATGACAGGCTGTTCGGCAGTGGCGGCAAGGACATCCTATATGGCGGCAATGGCCATGATGCGCTTCATGGCGGAACCGGCGATGATGCGCTACATGGTGGAGCTGGCAATGACAAGCTGTTCGGCAATGTCGGAGCCGACACGCTGATCGGCGGAGCGGGCAACGATCGTCTCGATGGTGGGCTGGGCGCCGATACCATGTCCGGCAACCTTGGTGACGACACCTATATCGTCAATCATTCCGGAGACGTGGTCAGGGAATATGCCGATGAGGGCAAGGATCTGGTCGAAAGCTCCGTAACCTTCTCTCTGGTTGCCCATAGCCAGCATCTCGACGATCTGACCCTGACCGGCAGTGACGTGGTAGACGGCACAGGCAACATGCAGGCCAATGTCATTACGGGCAATTCTGCCAATAACGCGCTGCGGGGTTATAATGGCAACGACAAGCTCTATGGCAATGGCGGTGCGGATAGCCTCTTTGGCGGCAATGGCTCAGATCAGCTCTTTGGCAATGCTGGAGCCGACAAGCTCTTGGGCGGCAATGGAAATGATCTGCTCAACGGCGGCAATGGCAATGACCGGCTGCTCGGCCATGCCGGACACGACAAACTCTATGGCGGCTCGGGCGCTGATACGCTGTTCGGAGGTCTTGGCCGCGACCTGATGTATGCGGGTGTTGACGCAGCCAAAGACACCTTCATTTTCAATAGCGTGAATGACAGCAAGATGGGAGCCAACCACGACAGGATTTATGCCTTCGATAGCGGGGAAGATCTCATCGACCTTTCCAATATCGATGCGATAGAAAGCTCGCTTGAAGATGACAGCTTTGCCTTCAGTGGCAATAGCGCGGCGGCCAATTCTATCTGGTATGAAATTGATGGTGCCGATGTGATGATCTTCGGCGATGTCGATGGAGACGCGGTGGCTGATTTCACCATCGAATGCGCGAATATTTCGTCTCTGGCAGAGACCGACTTCCTGCTTTGA
- a CDS encoding aldose epimerase family protein has product MKKTIEAWGEVDGKRADLITLTNSNGMTIRVTNYGCIVTSIEVPDRHGATADVVLGYGSLERYLGGHPFFGAVAGRFANRIRDGHFCIDGQSYQLETNEAPTGQHLHGGARGFDKYVWGYDLEESKDAILIHFHRVSPDGESGYPGSLQVSHTIGLSEDGAVCYDFTASCDQPTIVNLVNHSYYNLAGHDSGSVADHELTLHADFYTPVSDNMIPTGEILSVEGSGLDFRTPTRIGANMEKVRDGGIDNNFILNCKETDGAYWRAAELYEPTSGRYMTVLTTQPAIQFYNAFKLSNKEWIGRNGCKYEAFGGLCLETQGYPDAPNQPHFPSAVLRPDQLYHHRTLHRFGTR; this is encoded by the coding sequence ATGAAAAAGACAATAGAAGCCTGGGGTGAGGTGGACGGGAAAAGAGCCGACCTCATCACGCTGACCAACAGCAACGGCATGACCATCCGTGTGACGAATTATGGCTGCATTGTTACCAGCATCGAAGTGCCGGACAGGCATGGGGCGACTGCCGACGTGGTGCTGGGCTATGGTTCACTTGAGCGCTATCTGGGCGGTCATCCATTCTTCGGAGCGGTTGCCGGTCGCTTTGCCAACCGCATCAGGGATGGCCATTTTTGCATCGATGGTCAAAGCTATCAGCTGGAAACCAACGAGGCCCCGACCGGCCAGCATCTGCATGGCGGAGCAAGAGGCTTTGACAAATATGTCTGGGGCTATGATCTGGAGGAAAGCAAAGACGCAATTCTCATTCACTTTCATCGGGTCTCGCCCGATGGTGAATCCGGTTATCCCGGAAGCCTGCAGGTCAGCCACACCATTGGCCTGAGCGAGGATGGCGCGGTTTGCTACGACTTCACGGCCAGTTGCGATCAGCCGACCATCGTCAATCTGGTCAATCACAGCTATTACAATCTGGCAGGCCATGATAGCGGCAGCGTTGCGGATCATGAATTAACCCTCCATGCCGATTTCTACACCCCGGTATCGGACAATATGATTCCCACCGGCGAAATTCTCTCGGTGGAGGGGAGCGGGCTGGATTTTCGCACGCCAACCCGGATCGGTGCCAACATGGAAAAAGTCAGGGATGGCGGCATCGACAATAATTTCATTCTCAATTGCAAAGAGACAGATGGTGCCTATTGGCGTGCGGCCGAGCTCTACGAGCCGACATCGGGGCGCTATATGACCGTGCTGACCACCCAGCCGGCGATCCAGTTCTACAATGCCTTCAAGCTATCCAACAAGGAATGGATCGGGCGCAACGGCTGTAAATATGAAGCCTTCGGCGGGCTCTGTCTGGAAACCCAGGGTTACCCGGACGCGCCAAACCAGCCGCACTTCCCTTCTGCGGTTCTTCGTCCCGATCAGCTTTATCATCACCGCACCCTTCACCGGTTCGGCACGCGCTAG
- the yihU gene encoding sulfolactaldehyde 3-reductase, giving the protein MTTVGFIGLGQMGAAMAANLIKGGYQLKLFDINKDAVDKLATQGAIACSSAAEAASAVSFVITMLPNGALVRDVLLGDGGVAAAMPKDGLVIDMSTIHPLETDALRQDLAARGIEMMEAPVGRTSDHAIAGTLLILAGGTKEQIARAQPLFDLMGSETVDAGGPGKGIRVKIINNYMSIALNALSAEAIALSEKIGLDFDTAMSVLGGTPAGKGHFTTTWPGKVLAGDLSPAFMIDLAHKDLGIALDLANQVGVPMPMGAASRELYNISRVSGRGRQDWTAILEQLRVLSGLESKAK; this is encoded by the coding sequence ATGACGACTGTCGGTTTTATCGGTCTCGGGCAGATGGGCGCCGCAATGGCTGCCAATCTGATCAAGGGAGGCTATCAGCTCAAACTGTTCGACATCAACAAGGATGCCGTAGACAAATTGGCCACGCAAGGAGCTATTGCCTGCTCCAGCGCAGCAGAGGCTGCAAGCGCGGTTTCATTTGTCATTACCATGCTGCCCAACGGTGCTCTGGTGAGAGATGTTCTGCTGGGAGACGGTGGCGTTGCCGCCGCAATGCCCAAGGATGGGCTGGTGATTGACATGTCAACCATTCACCCGCTGGAAACCGATGCGCTGAGACAGGATCTGGCGGCACGAGGCATCGAAATGATGGAAGCGCCGGTGGGGCGAACATCAGATCATGCCATCGCAGGAACCCTGCTCATTCTGGCCGGGGGCACGAAAGAGCAGATTGCCCGGGCGCAGCCGCTTTTTGACCTCATGGGTTCGGAGACCGTGGATGCAGGCGGTCCAGGCAAGGGCATCCGTGTCAAGATCATCAATAATTACATGAGTATCGCACTCAATGCCCTCTCGGCAGAAGCCATCGCCCTTTCTGAAAAGATCGGCCTCGATTTCGACACGGCCATGTCGGTTCTCGGTGGAACACCGGCTGGCAAGGGCCATTTTACAACCACATGGCCGGGCAAGGTGCTGGCCGGAGACCTCTCGCCTGCCTTCATGATTGATCTGGCACATAAGGATCTGGGCATCGCGCTCGATCTGGCCAATCAGGTTGGCGTTCCCATGCCGATGGGGGCTGCCTCTCGTGAGCTTTACAATATCAGCCGCGTTTCCGGTCGCGGACGTCAGGACTGGACCGCCATTCTGGAACAGCTGCGCGTTCTGTCCGGCCTTGAAAGCAAGGCGAAATAG
- a CDS encoding sugar kinase, with protein MSVACVGITVLDRVFRVEKLPASGGKFVARDYFEIGGGPAATAAVAVARLGLPVEFIGRVGTDDVAQAIIREFDHYKVGHRFTREVDGASSSFSAILVDDEGERMIINYQDDSLSRDPAWMQSVDFAKFQTVLCDVRWHEGAVHALKMAKEAAIPSILDADITPQDISELVALADHVAFSEPGLAKFTQTDDLLSGLRLAQTRTDGKVYVTAGANGCYWLENGEVGHVPGFKVKVLDTTGAGDVFHGAFAFALAQGMDMAQTVRFASAVAALKCTKLGGREGIPDLETVNAFLAANQ; from the coding sequence ATGAGTGTTGCATGCGTCGGCATCACAGTTCTTGACCGTGTATTCCGCGTCGAGAAACTCCCCGCCAGCGGTGGCAAATTCGTCGCCAGAGACTATTTCGAAATTGGTGGTGGACCGGCCGCAACCGCAGCCGTTGCCGTGGCGCGGCTGGGCCTGCCTGTCGAATTTATCGGCAGGGTGGGGACGGATGATGTGGCTCAGGCCATCATCCGCGAGTTTGATCATTATAAGGTTGGCCATCGCTTCACCCGCGAGGTGGACGGTGCCAGTTCGTCCTTCTCGGCCATCCTTGTCGATGACGAGGGCGAGCGGATGATCATCAATTATCAGGATGACAGCTTGAGCAGGGATCCGGCATGGATGCAGAGCGTTGATTTCGCAAAGTTCCAGACCGTGTTATGCGATGTCCGTTGGCATGAAGGAGCCGTTCACGCCCTGAAAATGGCGAAAGAAGCCGCCATTCCCAGCATTCTGGATGCCGATATCACTCCGCAGGACATCAGCGAGCTGGTCGCTTTGGCTGATCATGTGGCGTTTTCCGAACCCGGTTTGGCGAAATTCACACAAACAGATGATCTTTTGAGTGGATTGCGCCTTGCCCAGACCAGAACCGATGGTAAAGTCTATGTCACGGCAGGAGCGAATGGCTGCTACTGGCTGGAAAATGGAGAGGTAGGTCATGTACCGGGCTTCAAGGTGAAGGTTCTGGACACGACCGGTGCCGGTGATGTTTTCCACGGGGCCTTTGCATTCGCTCTGGCGCAGGGTATGGACATGGCGCAAACGGTTCGATTTGCCAGTGCCGTTGCTGCCCTGAAATGCACGAAACTGGGTGGGCGCGAAGGCATACCGGATCTTGAAACCGTCAACGCCTTTCTGGCCGCCAACCAATAG
- a CDS encoding ketose-bisphosphate aldolase — MAYISGTKLIERAWKEGYAIGAFSVHNAETTRAILKAAEEEQAPIMVMIGQKVINTMGLDEMKAIVDAFMANITAPVAIHLDHSRQFPQTMAAARIGFHSLMFDGSGLEFEENCRITKIVAEVSHALGVGCEGEIGKIGGVEDDIAVDEADAMITTVAEAQEFVDRTNLDYLAISIGTAHGMYKAEPRLAFDRIREIKEIVQKPLVMHGGSGVPDEQVERAIKLGIAKVNVDTELRQAFTYGAQAYWKENPEDFVLADSLGSAERIMKEKVKEKIRLFGSSGKASDF, encoded by the coding sequence ATGGCCTATATTTCCGGTACAAAACTGATCGAACGCGCATGGAAAGAAGGATATGCGATCGGCGCTTTCAGCGTGCATAACGCCGAAACAACCCGCGCTATTCTGAAGGCGGCCGAGGAGGAACAGGCCCCGATCATGGTCATGATCGGACAGAAAGTGATCAACACCATGGGGCTTGATGAAATGAAGGCAATTGTCGATGCCTTCATGGCCAATATCACGGCTCCGGTGGCCATTCATCTCGATCACAGTCGCCAGTTTCCACAGACCATGGCAGCGGCCCGCATCGGCTTTCATTCGCTGATGTTTGATGGCTCCGGCCTCGAATTCGAGGAGAATTGTCGCATTACCAAAATCGTGGCCGAAGTTTCCCATGCGCTGGGCGTTGGATGCGAGGGCGAGATCGGCAAGATCGGCGGCGTGGAAGATGACATCGCAGTGGATGAAGCCGACGCGATGATCACCACGGTCGCCGAGGCGCAGGAATTCGTCGATCGCACCAATCTGGACTATCTGGCGATTTCCATCGGCACCGCCCATGGCATGTATAAGGCAGAACCCCGTCTGGCCTTCGACAGGATCAGGGAAATCAAGGAAATCGTCCAGAAACCTCTGGTGATGCATGGCGGTTCGGGTGTGCCTGATGAACAGGTTGAGCGCGCCATCAAGCTTGGCATCGCAAAGGTCAATGTCGACACAGAACTGCGTCAGGCCTTCACCTATGGCGCACAGGCCTATTGGAAGGAAAATCCGGAAGATTTTGTTCTTGCTGATTCATTGGGATCTGCGGAACGCATCATGAAAGAAAAGGTGAAAGAGAAAATTCGCCTGTTTGGTTCCAGCGGAAAAGCTTCTGATTTCTAG